ATTCGCAAAAACAAAAAAACAGTAGTATTAACAAATCGTTTGAGCGCTTTGGAGTGCTGCGAAAAGCTATATAGGTTTAGCGAAGGTCGTTTGAACGAATATTGCGGACAAGACGATAAGAAGATATAAAAAGCTTAGGAAGAATAGGTCAGACATATGAGTGTGTATGACAATATAAAAAATAAAGTGCGTGAATATTCCGAGAGGATCCCAAGATTTGTCCGGCATCACTGGGGTCAGGGGACATTGATTGTTGGCACTAAGCAGAAGATCATCTTGCTGTATACCAGTTTTAAGTATAAGTATACAATTCGTATGCGGCTCAAGGGCGGGAACAAAATTCTGGGTTTTGTTGTCATTTTTATTATTGCTCTTCCGGTCGGACTCCTTATTACCGAGCTTTTTAGGGCAACCGGACGAAGTACGCCTAAATCTCAATTGTCGCAGTATGAGCGCAGGATGAGGTATAAAAAGCAGGATGAAATAAACAGTTTATGCCCGCATTCGTTGCCGCCTAAAAAATGCGCTATCTGTAAAGATGCAGATAACTGTAAATGATTCAGGAGTGTTTTAGGAGCTTTAAGAATGCCTTGCTTTTTGCAAAGTGCAGTTTCGCGCAGGATGCGTGCTCCACAAGATTACGCGCATTTTTAAATGTCCTTTCCGATAGTGCATCCGGAAAATACCTGAAAAAATGTAAATGGTATTTTAGCATGTGCGCTAAGACCGTTTTTTTGTCCAACCGAACAAGTTTTGTTTTCTTTGATTTTGAGAGAAAATAGATGTCGGAAAACGGCACTTTTTTCACGGCATGGTTTTTTTCGATAGTCGTTTTTTGTAAAAGCGGCGTAGAGAAAAGATACCATTTTTTGTTTATCTGTTTCGCAATGATCCCGTCATCTGAAATCGCGTGATCTTTTCCTGCCAGCGATGCTATAGTTGATTTTCCTGCGTTTGAATGCCCCAAAAAAAGATGTCCTTTCCCGTCTATTGAAAGCCCTACACCATGCAGGAAAAGTGCGTTATTTTTTGCGCACAAAAATGAAGCGACGCACGATACCGCGTTTAAAAGGTTTGTTGAGACAGATTTCTCGTGATGGTTTATAAATGTAAAAAAAGAGCCCTTTAACGTTCGGTGATTATAAAAGAACATATCTCCGTATATTGACAGAAACATCCAATTTTGCGGGTTTCGAGAGATTTGGTATATAATTTTCTTGCAAGAAGGGTTTCTGCAATAGTGTTCTATATGAAGTAGTGTGCTTTCGATCAGTTCATTTTTTTTTCGTATTGGAGGCTCCTTACCGAAAAGCGTTTCGAGACAGTTTCTAAAAAGCAGTTTCTCTTGTTTTGTAAGACGTGCATTCTTGTCTTTTTCTATACGATAGAGTGTTATAGAAGCACCGGAGGGAATGCCATTATTTGAGACAAATGGTTTGAGGTGAGGATGAATAAACTTCCGAATATCAGTTTTTTCAGGCAGTGTGAGTCTAATGGGTATTTCAGCTATTTTTATGGTGATCGAATGTGTCTGTTTCATGATGAGCGAGTGTCACTTTTGTAGTTTGTTATCAATCTCGATTGAGGGAAAATTTCTTTTCTATGAGCCTCTTCGCAGAATTTATAGGGTCCAAAAAGATCTTTGGTGAGTGCGTAGGTCTGTGCGACACAGCTTCCCAAACACTGGTTTTTATGTATGCAGATTTTGCAAATGCCGTGAAGCGCTTTAGGCATTTTTGAGCGAAATTCCTGAAGCTGAGGACTATTTTTCCAAATTGAACTCATTTTTTCTTTACGCACATTGCCAAATAGAAGATTTTCTTCAGTTCTTCCTATCCCGCAGTATGATACCTTGCCGTCTGAGAGAAGCCCCACGATAGTGAAAATACTGCAGAAACCGCACGAGTTATGAAGTATCTGTTGTGTGGACTTAAATGCTACGGGAATATGTAAAAAAATGCTCAGGGACGGATATCTTTTTTTGTATTCATTTTGGACTCTTTTGTTCAGGGCTAAAATCTCTTCAATATCAATATATTTTTCTTTTTCGTTTATAGTTTTGGCTCTGCCAACCGGGCTCATAATGTTTATCTTGAGATGGCAATCCGTAAATTCTTTATCGAGAAACGCCATGAACGATTCGAGCTCAGAAAAATTATCGTTCATTAAAGAGAATATCACCTCATAATTGAATTTTAGTTCATTGAGCAGTCTGACGCTCTCTAAAGCCTTATGAAAAGACCCATGGACACCGCGAATAGCGTCGTGTGTTTCTGGAACAGCGCCGTCTATGCTCACACTTACCGGACAGTTATATTTTTTTAGATCCTTTACAATATCTTTTGTGAGTAACAATCCGTTTGTTTCTATGGGGACGGATAAATCCTTGCTATTAAAGTATGCAATATAGTCCATGATGTCAGGGTGTAGGAATGGTTCACCTCCGGTGAGTTTTACGGAACTAAGTCCTAGTGGAAGACAGTCCTCTATAACGGCTTTTAATTCATCAAATGTGAGATTGTCCTTATTTTGATCGGAATATGCATTACTTGAAGCGTCCGGTGCAAAATTAGGGACTACCCAACAGTGCTTGCATTTTAAGTTGCAGCTTTCAGTCGGGTAAAAATAAATACTTCTTAGAGGATACCTGTCAGTTTTTTTAATTTTTTTCATAGAAAATCCTTAACAAATTTAAATTTCCCAAAATTACACCGC
This window of the Candidatus Ancaeobacter aquaticus genome carries:
- a CDS encoding radical SAM protein encodes the protein MKKIKKTDRYPLRSIYFYPTESCNLKCKHCWVVPNFAPDASSNAYSDQNKDNLTFDELKAVIEDCLPLGLSSVKLTGGEPFLHPDIMDYIAYFNSKDLSVPIETNGLLLTKDIVKDLKKYNCPVSVSIDGAVPETHDAIRGVHGSFHKALESVRLLNELKFNYEVIFSLMNDNFSELESFMAFLDKEFTDCHLKINIMSPVGRAKTINEKEKYIDIEEILALNKRVQNEYKKRYPSLSIFLHIPVAFKSTQQILHNSCGFCSIFTIVGLLSDGKVSYCGIGRTEENLLFGNVRKEKMSSIWKNSPQLQEFRSKMPKALHGICKICIHKNQCLGSCVAQTYALTKDLFGPYKFCEEAHRKEIFPQSRLITNYKSDTRSS